One segment of Carassius auratus strain Wakin chromosome 2, ASM336829v1, whole genome shotgun sequence DNA contains the following:
- the LOC113115772 gene encoding calponin-3-like encodes MAQFNKGPAYGLSAEVRSKIAQKYDLQKEDELRYWIEDVTGMPIGENFQMGLKDGVILCELINKLQPGSIKRINHTKLNWHKLENLGNFIKAILAYGLKPNDIFEANDLFENGNMTQVQTTLLALASMAKTKGMDTKVDIGVKYADKHTRNFDGEKMKAGQCVIGLQMGTNKCASQAGMTAYGTRRHLFDPKSQADKPFDQTTISLQMGTNKGASQAGMLAPGTRRDIFDQKVAVQPLDSSTISLQMGTNKVASQKGMSVYGLGRQIYDPKYCTSPTEPTIHSNGSQGTCTNCSEISDSDYQAEYQDEYQADYHDEYRARYDHGIDY; translated from the exons ATTGCTCAGAAGTATGACCTGCAGAAAGAGGACGAGCTGAGGTACTGGATTGAGGATGTGACGGGCATGCCAATCGGAGAAAACTTCCAGATGGGATTGAAAGATGGGGTCATACTGTGCGA GCTTATTAATAAACTTCAGCCTGGATCCATTAAGAGAATCAACCACACCAAACTTAACTGGCACAAG CTTGAGAACCTGGGCAACTTCATTAAAGCCATTCTTGCTTATGGCCTGAAGCCTAACGACATCTTTGAGGCCAATGATCTGTTTGAGAATGGGAATATGACTCAAGTCCAGACCACACTTCTTGCTCTGGCCAGCATG GCAAAAACCAAAGGTATGGACACAAAAGTTGACATTGGTGTAAAGTATGCGGACAAGCACACCCGCAACTTCGATGGTGAGAAAATGAAGGCTGGTCAGTGTGTGATTGGACTGCAG ATGGGGACAAATAAATGCGCTAGTCAGGCTGGGATGACCGCGTATGGCACCAGGAGACATCTGTTTGACCCAAAGTCTCAAGCAGACAAGCCCTTTGACCAAACCACAATCAGCCTGCAGATGGGCACTAATAAAGGGGCAAGCCAG GCTGGCATGTTGGCCCCTGGCACCAGGAGGGATATTTTTGACCAGAAAGTGGCTGTCCAGCCGCTAGACAGCTCCACCATCTCGCTGCAGATGGGCACCAACAAGGTGGCCTCTCAGAAGGGCATGAGCGTGTACGGGCTGGGCAGACAGATATACGACCCCAAATACTGCACCTCCCCCACCGAGCCCACCATCCACAGCAATGGCAGCCAGGGCACCTGCACCAACTGCTCTGAGATCAGCGACAGCGACTACCAGGCTGAATATCAGGATGAGTACCAGGCAGACTACCACGACGAATACAGAGCCCGCTATGACCATGGCATTGACTATTAA